One segment of Heteronotia binoei isolate CCM8104 ecotype False Entrance Well chromosome 18, APGP_CSIRO_Hbin_v1, whole genome shotgun sequence DNA contains the following:
- the RHBDD2 gene encoding rhomboid domain-containing protein 2, with amino-acid sequence MEGIPVATCLIVLVSLLVSGPGLLRWGAEVGPEDSALSLRSEAVRQGQVHRLVTYIFVYEDVISLVCGAVIIWYFAGGFEKNMGTVKHCFCTVAFAFSSALLYLVLWAIVSGLLEMEDAKGFMPVAFAMFGVSITRSRMKRTVLFGVYVPMLLVPWLLLGVACLIPHSSVLGNICGLLIGEIYGYGYCFGLDLPELAISWLDQKLPFRLLKRIKGLKYIPGTLAERRASQSRKLNVVPGSYPTQTHHSSPTPALPVVQLHHGASGSWPQHPLIHPHTPAPNPAAGAFGELYIQNHFHAPPGSSFPFSQHLGVHDMPKRTAGIHQAAAFPTTGAASGSADLCRVHMG; translated from the exons ATGGAGGGGATCCCTGTGGCTACCTGCCTTATCGTGCTGGTTTCTTTGCTGGTCTCCGGGCCGGGTCTGTTGCGATGGGGCGCGGAGGTGGGGCCCGAAGACTCCGCCTTGTCACTGCGCTCTGAGGCCGTGCGGCAGGGGCAAG TTCATAGGCTGGTGACATACATCTTTGTGTATGAGGATGTGATCTCTTTGGTGTGTGGCGCTGTCATCATCTGGTATTTTGCCGGTGGCTTTGAGAAGAACATGGGCACCGTGAAGCACTGCTTTTGCACTGTGGCCTTTGCTTTTTCCTCAGCCCTGTTGTACCTCGTGCTTTGGGCCATCGTGTCTGGACTGTTGGAGATGGAGGATGCCAAAGGATTCATGCCTGTGGCTTTTGCTATGTTTGGCGTCTCCATCACCCGCTCCCGAATGAAAAGGACGGTGCTCTTTGGAGTTTATGTCCCTATGTTGCTTGTGCCATGGCTGCTGCTTGGTGTGGCATGCctgattccacactcctctgtCCTGGGAAATATCTGTGGCCTCTTAATTGGGGAAATCT ATGGCTACGGCTATTGTTTTGGCTTGGATCTCCCTGAATTAGCCATCTCTTGGCTAGATCAGAAGCTTCCTTTCCGACTGCTGAAGAGGATAAAAGGACTGAAGTACATTCCAGGGACTCTGGCAGAAAGAAGAGCTTCTCAGAGTAGGAA GCTAAATGTAGTGCCAGGGTCTTATCCCACTCAGACCCATCACAGCTCTCCTACTCCTGCCTTGCCGGTCGTTCAACTGCACCACGGTGCCTCAGGATCCTGGCCACAGCATCCGCTGATTCACCCACACACTCCTGCGCCAAACCCAGCAGCCGGTGCCTTCGGAGAGTTGTACATCCAGAACCACTTCCATGCTCCCCCAGGATCCTCCTTCCCCTTTTCTCAACATCTGGGGGTGCATGACATGCCAAAGAGGACAGCCGGAATCCACCAGGCGGCTGCATTTCCCACAACAGGAGCTGCTTCGGGATCAGCAGATCTATGTCGGGTTCACATGGGCTGA